In Solenopsis invicta isolate M01_SB chromosome 9, UNIL_Sinv_3.0, whole genome shotgun sequence, the sequence attttttatattcagaCCAAGTCAAGGCTTGATTTACGGGATCGGTTTTTCGATTTGTATTTCCAGAGCATCTACTATGGACTGGACATGATTGTACGAGCTCCGAAAAGGAATAGGCAAAGTTTTTTTAACTAAGTCAGGATTTGGGAAGAAAATCAAAGTTTTTAGTAAGTGACTGAGTATTGGAACAGTTTTGTTGAAAACTATACTTGCATTACTAGGACTCATACAGAATTGTTCAGCCAGTCGTTCTAACGTATCTTGTCTTCTGATCTTCATTAAACATAACTGTATATTTTGGATACTTACATTACCTTTCGTGCTCAAAAGATGCAACAGTGATTTCCATTCGTTTGGAATCCCTAGGTACGCTTTCATGTTGGTACTTATGAAATAgtttgttacatttaatatgtcacgtttatatttatttgggCTACTAGGATTATCGAGACTCGTTTGGTCGCTAAACATATAATAATCATGAGAACTACTTATATCTATCGATGTAGTTGTAGTGCTTGTCGATATGGTGTCATTTGCATAGGACATCTTAGAAATAATAGGTTTTGTCGGAGAAGTTGCAACATTCGTACAAATGGGTAATTTAATCGGGGAACAACATTCATTGACAGTCGATACTGGAATGTTGCACGTTGTATAAACGCTACGATAATGTGGTCGAATCTTGACCTGTACGCCAACACTGTGCTGCATCATGGAAGTCTGTATTCCGACGTCTCTTCTTGTATCCGCTACTTCTTGTATTTCACACACAGTGAAAGTTTGTTCAGCTCGAGATTTGAGACCGAGTTCATTTATCGCAGGCTTATTTAGGGCAGCAGTTATATTGAAATCCCTTATATTCTGTTCCGATGCATCTGCAGCATTTGTCGAAGAAGACTCGAATGTTTCTGTAAGGATCTCGTTTATTTCCGCTCGTCTTTGTCGTTTTTCTGCTACTATACGTGGAGTTGAGCATGTTCTACGTTTACGGTCGGGCTGGCATTCGAATTTATGTggaataacgttttttttaatttttactggaCCTCCCATCATCATGTGATACTGATAATTTTCCATATCCTCTCGCagctataaatataaaacatttttgatgcAGTTACGAAATTaggttaaattattaatagatgaaatcctatcaaaaaaataataatttaacaatttaacatATACTTAGGCTGCAAAAACTTACATTGAAATGGTCTTCACAGCAAAAGAAGTTCGATTTGCTGTTTTTTAGGTTATCTCTCCGAACGGCATTAAACCATTTTTTACGAAGGTTCACGTCTTGTGGCACTGTCGCGAACACTTTATTTGGTGTACTTTTTGTTGTACTACCACAGAGAGGGACGAAACACGTTCTATACGTTTTAATTgttgccatttctattaaaaactcAAAATCTCAACAGATATCGTATACAGTATGTAACATTGTGACGTCACAGACGGCTCGGGTAACTTCGGGCGTGATCGGCGCGTCATCGGCTATGagtttaaagtaatattttataaaatctacatCTCCGttaatattacgaaaaaaaagcactttttttctataaaacatATGCATATAaactttctaaatattaaaaaaaaaaattacgttcaAAAACCCAATTCTACGATTCAATTCGTCCGTCGCGCAGTTTATTTTcgtctcctttttttctctgcaAACACACTTTCCT encodes:
- the LOC105203321 gene encoding uncharacterized protein LOC105203321, with the protein product MATIKTYRTCFVPLCGSTTKSTPNKVFATVPQDVNLRKKWFNAVRRDNLKNSKSNFFCCEDHFNLREDMENYQYHMMMGGPVKIKKNVIPHKFECQPDRKRRTCSTPRIVAEKRQRRAEINEILTETFESSSTNAADASEQNIRDFNITAALNKPAINELGLKSRAEQTFTVCEIQEVADTRRDVGIQTSMMQHSVGVQVKIRPHYRSVYTTCNIPVSTVNECCSPIKLPICTNVATSPTKPIISKMSYANDTISTSTTTTSIDISSSHDYYMFSDQTSLDNPSSPNKYKRDILNVTNYFISTNMKAYLGIPNEWKSLLHLLSTKGNVSIQNIQLCLMKIRRQDTLERLAEQFCMSPSNASIVFNKTVPILSHLLKTLIFFPNPDLVKKTLPIPFRSSYNHVQSIVDALEIQIEKPIP